One Pectobacterium polaris DNA window includes the following coding sequences:
- a CDS encoding YlcI/YnfO family protein, with the protein MATGSINNKSQQLNARFPHDVVAEMESSLEAGETKAQFIITAVKSEIKRRQCKQPKDESKD; encoded by the coding sequence ATGGCAACGGGTTCAATTAACAACAAGTCACAGCAGTTGAATGCACGGTTCCCGCACGATGTTGTTGCTGAAATGGAAAGTAGCCTTGAAGCTGGCGAGACAAAGGCGCAATTCATCATCACCGCTGTAAAAAGCGAGATCAAACGCCGCCAGTGTAAGCAGCCCAAAGATGAATCCAAAGACTGA
- a CDS encoding TOBE domain-containing protein, translated as MSVSARNQLSGVVSSIVEGAVNNEVALTLESGDKLTTVITRASCQSMDLAVGKPAIALVKAPWVILASAECGLNFSARNQFHGKVSSVTKGAVNSTVQLLTAGGLTLTSTVTNESLEEMNIEVGSELIALVKASSIILATRK; from the coding sequence ATGTCAGTTTCAGCAAGAAATCAGCTTTCGGGTGTTGTGTCTTCCATTGTTGAGGGTGCGGTAAACAATGAAGTCGCATTGACCCTGGAAAGTGGGGATAAGTTAACGACGGTGATTACACGAGCCAGTTGTCAGTCTATGGACCTGGCCGTTGGCAAACCGGCCATTGCGTTGGTGAAAGCCCCTTGGGTCATTCTGGCATCAGCCGAATGTGGTTTGAATTTCTCTGCCCGCAATCAGTTTCACGGTAAGGTGAGTTCCGTTACGAAAGGTGCCGTCAACTCGACGGTGCAACTGCTGACTGCCGGTGGGTTGACGCTGACCTCAACCGTTACCAATGAAAGTCTGGAAGAGATGAACATTGAGGTGGGCAGCGAATTAATCGCGCTGGTTAAAGCATCCAGTATTATTCTGGCTACCCGGAAATAA
- the dusB gene encoding tRNA dihydrouridine synthase DusB, translating into MHIGQFQLSNRLIAAPMAGISDRPFRALCHAMGAGMTVSEMLSSNPEVWRSDKSRLRMVHSDEPGIRAVQIAGCDPDEMAAAARINADFGAQIIDINMGCPAKKVNRKMAGSALLQYPDLVKQILSTVVKAVDVPVTLKIRTGWAPEHRNCVEIAKLAEDCGIQALTIHGRTRACLFNGFAEYDSIRAVKQAVSIPIIANGDITDPHKARAVLDYTGADALMIGRAAQGRPWIFREIQHYLDTGELLAPMPLAEVKRLLIEHIRELHDFYGPGKGFRIARKHVSWYLQEHAPNDQFRRTFNAIEDASEQLEALKAYFENLA; encoded by the coding sequence ATGCACATTGGACAATTTCAGCTTAGTAATCGCTTGATAGCGGCCCCAATGGCTGGTATTAGCGATCGCCCATTTAGAGCACTCTGTCATGCGATGGGCGCTGGAATGACCGTGTCTGAAATGCTTTCTTCCAATCCGGAAGTGTGGCGTTCAGACAAGTCGCGTTTGCGAATGGTCCATAGCGATGAACCGGGTATCAGGGCCGTGCAGATTGCCGGTTGTGACCCCGATGAGATGGCGGCGGCAGCGAGAATTAATGCTGATTTCGGCGCACAGATCATCGACATCAATATGGGCTGCCCGGCGAAGAAGGTGAACCGCAAGATGGCAGGATCTGCATTGTTGCAGTATCCGGATTTGGTCAAACAAATCCTCTCTACGGTAGTGAAAGCGGTAGACGTACCGGTAACACTGAAGATCCGAACCGGTTGGGCACCAGAGCACCGCAACTGTGTAGAAATTGCCAAATTGGCTGAAGACTGTGGCATTCAGGCGTTAACCATTCACGGACGCACCCGTGCGTGCCTGTTCAATGGTTTCGCCGAATACGACAGCATTCGGGCAGTTAAGCAGGCCGTTTCCATTCCTATTATTGCGAATGGCGACATTACAGACCCGCATAAAGCCAGAGCGGTTCTTGACTACACCGGGGCTGACGCCCTGATGATAGGACGAGCCGCTCAGGGAAGACCCTGGATCTTTCGGGAAATCCAGCATTATCTGGACACAGGGGAGTTGCTGGCACCAATGCCGTTGGCAGAGGTTAAGCGCTTGTTGATCGAGCATATACGGGAATTGCACGACTTTTATGGTCCAGGCAAGGGATTTCGTATCGCTCGTAAGCACGTATCCTGGTATCTCCAGGAACATGCCCCAAACGACCAGTTTAGGCGCACATTCAACGCCATTGAGGATGCCAGCGAGCAGCTGGAGGCGTTGAAGGCATATTTTGAAAATCTTGCGTAA
- the prmA gene encoding 50S ribosomal protein L11 methyltransferase: protein MPWIQLKINTSGKVAEQLGDVMMESGAVSVTFQDTHDTPVFEPLPGETRLWGDTDAIALYDAETDMNAVIAMLEQEPLLGVGFKHKIEQLEDKDWEREWMDNFHPMQFGKRLWICPSWRDIPDPTAVNVMLDPGLAFGTGTHPTTALCLQWLDGLDLEGKTIIDFGCGSGILAIAALKLGAARAIGIDIDPQAIQASRDNAQRNGVSERLELYLSKDQPTDLSADVVVANILAGPLRELAPLISDLPKAGGHLGLSGVLATQAEGVAEAYADKFTLDPVAEHEEWCRITGQRRA from the coding sequence ATGCCGTGGATTCAACTAAAAATAAACACCTCAGGAAAGGTTGCTGAACAACTGGGTGACGTCATGATGGAAAGCGGTGCGGTATCCGTTACGTTTCAGGATACGCACGATACGCCCGTGTTCGAACCGCTGCCGGGCGAGACCCGCCTGTGGGGCGATACCGACGCGATTGCGCTGTACGATGCCGAAACCGATATGAACGCGGTTATCGCGATGCTGGAGCAAGAACCGCTGCTGGGCGTCGGTTTTAAACACAAGATCGAACAGCTGGAAGACAAAGACTGGGAACGCGAGTGGATGGATAACTTCCACCCGATGCAGTTCGGCAAACGTCTGTGGATTTGCCCAAGCTGGCGTGACATTCCTGACCCGACGGCCGTCAACGTGATGCTCGACCCGGGTCTGGCGTTTGGCACCGGCACCCATCCAACGACCGCGCTGTGCCTGCAATGGCTCGACGGGCTGGATCTGGAAGGGAAAACCATCATCGATTTCGGCTGCGGTTCCGGCATTCTGGCGATTGCCGCCCTGAAACTGGGTGCAGCACGCGCTATCGGGATTGATATCGATCCGCAGGCGATTCAGGCCAGCCGCGATAACGCACAGCGCAACGGTGTTTCCGAGCGTCTTGAGCTTTATCTGTCGAAAGACCAGCCTACCGACCTGTCTGCCGATGTCGTCGTTGCCAACATCCTTGCTGGCCCGCTGCGCGAACTGGCACCGCTGATTAGCGATTTGCCAAAAGCAGGCGGTCACCTCGGCCTGTCCGGTGTGCTGGCTACGCAGGCTGAAGGCGTCGCAGAAGCGTACGCAGACAAGTTCACGCTTGACCCAGTGGCTGAACACGAAGAATGGTGCCGCATTACCGGCCAACGCCGCGCATAG
- a CDS encoding host cell division inhibitor Icd-like protein: MADIQSTQTRPEFQYRFLALGISSQCIVHIIATTERQAREHSPDGYVMVFAGRLPTQEVCHV, from the coding sequence ATGGCTGATATCCAGTCTACCCAAACTCGCCCCGAATTTCAGTATCGCTTTCTTGCTTTGGGAATCTCTTCCCAATGTATCGTGCATATTATCGCTACCACCGAACGTCAGGCGCGGGAACATTCTCCTGATGGCTATGTGATGGTCTTCGCTGGTCGACTGCCAACTCAGGAGGTGTGCCATGTTTGA
- a CDS encoding endonuclease/exonuclease/phosphatase family protein codes for MKISFWNTGLKHKAEKNPDYQSLIVEALSSMIINHSLDIVFICEVDDDFTLDTRIEKYFSDISVKLIRGTEKVSGNIKFDICALYNEKKSSATLKNYIIHNNMDDEDHRKGNNTKTGILFDVSVRGSDAEYDDSISIIVSHWPSKLTPGYEFRHKDAAEQLKRESVEKIKQGRQVILLGDYNMSPYETINETNLCSYNNKYYALKNSTRLYNLSFNFHNQHTDLFDLTHTSEPMGFGTFLSNGNRHSEIGCAVFDHIHVSSSFIKDGPWIVNEKETKIFVSDEIFKLVYDKNVLLDHLPIVIEINKNERKSI; via the coding sequence ATGAAAATATCTTTCTGGAATACAGGACTGAAACATAAAGCAGAGAAAAACCCAGATTATCAGTCTCTTATAGTGGAAGCACTGAGCTCTATGATTATCAATCATTCACTAGATATTGTATTCATATGTGAGGTTGACGACGACTTTACTCTTGACACTAGAATAGAAAAATATTTTAGCGATATTTCTGTTAAGCTAATAAGAGGAACGGAGAAGGTAAGTGGTAATATTAAATTTGATATCTGCGCCTTATATAATGAAAAAAAATCATCTGCAACTCTAAAAAACTACATAATTCATAACAACATGGATGATGAAGATCATCGAAAAGGGAATAATACAAAAACAGGGATCCTTTTCGATGTTTCAGTCCGAGGGAGCGATGCAGAATATGATGATTCCATTTCAATAATAGTATCTCACTGGCCGTCAAAATTAACGCCAGGGTATGAATTCAGACATAAAGATGCAGCAGAACAATTAAAACGTGAAAGCGTAGAGAAAATAAAACAAGGGAGGCAAGTTATATTACTTGGTGATTATAATATGTCGCCTTATGAAACAATAAATGAAACAAATCTTTGCTCATATAACAATAAATACTACGCGTTAAAGAATTCAACGCGGTTATATAACTTATCCTTCAACTTCCATAACCAACATACAGATCTATTTGACCTGACACACACAAGCGAACCTATGGGGTTTGGAACATTTTTATCTAACGGTAATCGTCATTCAGAGATCGGTTGTGCGGTTTTTGACCATATACACGTATCTTCATCATTCATAAAGGATGGCCCTTGGATCGTGAACGAAAAAGAAACAAAAATATTTGTAAGCGATGAAATATTCAAGCTAGTATACGACAAGAACGTATTACTTGACCATTTACCAATTGTTATAGAGATAAACAAAAATGAGCGAAAATCCATTTGA
- a CDS encoding ASCH domain-containing protein — protein sequence MSHKQGLDKYPDALRWSFGDSPELADELLQLVREGHKTATCSSYHAFKNEETPQVGDYNIVLDGAGQPSCVIRTRSLTLVRYCDVTAEMAAKEGEGDKSLAFWQQAHQAFFERGGSFAPDMLLVFEEFELVEVF from the coding sequence ATGAGTCATAAACAAGGATTAGATAAATACCCAGACGCGCTGCGCTGGTCATTTGGTGACAGCCCCGAGCTGGCAGATGAGCTGCTGCAACTGGTGCGGGAAGGGCATAAAACGGCAACCTGTAGCTCGTATCACGCGTTCAAAAATGAAGAAACGCCGCAGGTCGGCGATTACAACATTGTTCTGGACGGTGCCGGGCAGCCTTCCTGCGTCATTCGGACGCGCTCGCTAACGCTGGTGCGCTACTGCGATGTGACTGCTGAGATGGCGGCGAAAGAGGGCGAAGGCGATAAAAGCCTGGCTTTCTGGCAGCAAGCGCATCAGGCGTTTTTCGAACGAGGAGGCTCTTTCGCCCCAGATATGCTGCTGGTGTTTGAAGAATTTGAGCTGGTTGAGGTGTTTTGA
- the panF gene encoding sodium/pantothenate symporter — MQIEILLPLIGYLLLVFGLSVYAYRRRQAGNFLNEYFLGGRSMGGFVLAMTLIGTYVSASSFIGGPGAAYKYGLGWVLLSMIQLPTMLLSLGILGKKFAILARRYNAITLNDMLYARYNSPLLVWFASISLLVAFIGAMAVQFIGGARLLETAANIPYDIGLLIFGVTIALYTTFGGFRASVLNDAMQGIVMLIGTVILLVGVIYAAGGLHSAVDKLQQIDPMLVSPQGSNGILSMPFMASFWVLVCFGVIGLPNTAVRCISYRDSKALHRGIIIGTIVIGILMLGMHLAGALGRAVMPDLTIPDQVLPALMVTVLPPLAAGIFLAAPMAAIMSNINAHLLQASATIVKDLYLSVRPQQIHNERRIKILSSMTTLLLGLLVLLASLRPPDMIIWLNLLAFGGLEAVFLWPLVLGLYWERANAAGALSAMFTGAICYTLLASFNLQLAGYHPIVPSLLLSLMAFIIGNRFGHNPPAPVAASSSL, encoded by the coding sequence ATGCAAATTGAAATTTTATTGCCGCTGATTGGCTATCTGCTGCTGGTGTTCGGGCTGTCGGTCTACGCGTACCGTCGCCGTCAGGCGGGTAACTTTCTTAACGAGTATTTCCTCGGCGGCCGCTCAATGGGCGGGTTTGTCCTGGCGATGACGCTGATCGGCACTTACGTCAGCGCCAGCTCTTTTATCGGCGGGCCGGGTGCCGCGTATAAATACGGGCTGGGCTGGGTGCTGCTTTCGATGATCCAGCTTCCTACCATGCTGCTATCGCTCGGAATTCTGGGGAAAAAGTTCGCCATTTTGGCGCGACGCTACAACGCCATCACGCTGAACGACATGCTGTACGCCCGCTACAACAGTCCGCTGCTGGTGTGGTTTGCCAGTATCAGCCTGCTGGTCGCGTTTATCGGTGCCATGGCCGTGCAGTTCATCGGCGGCGCACGCCTACTGGAAACCGCGGCGAACATTCCTTACGACATCGGCCTGCTGATTTTCGGTGTCACCATTGCGCTGTACACCACGTTTGGCGGCTTCCGCGCCAGCGTGCTCAATGATGCGATGCAGGGCATCGTGATGCTAATCGGCACCGTCATCCTGCTGGTGGGCGTGATCTATGCCGCCGGCGGCCTGCACAGCGCAGTAGATAAGCTGCAACAGATTGACCCGATGCTGGTGTCGCCGCAGGGCAGCAACGGTATTCTGTCGATGCCGTTTATGGCCTCATTCTGGGTGCTGGTCTGCTTCGGCGTCATCGGCCTGCCAAACACCGCCGTCCGCTGTATCTCTTATCGCGACAGCAAGGCGCTACACCGTGGGATTATCATCGGCACGATCGTCATCGGCATTCTGATGCTGGGCATGCATCTGGCCGGTGCGCTGGGCCGCGCCGTGATGCCAGATCTGACCATTCCCGATCAGGTGTTACCAGCCCTGATGGTCACCGTATTACCGCCGCTGGCCGCTGGGATCTTTCTCGCTGCGCCAATGGCCGCTATCATGTCCAACATTAATGCGCATCTGCTTCAGGCCTCCGCCACGATCGTCAAAGATCTCTATCTCAGCGTACGCCCGCAGCAGATCCATAACGAACGCCGCATCAAGATCCTGTCCAGCATGACCACCCTACTGTTGGGTCTGCTGGTGCTGCTGGCCTCCTTACGGCCACCTGATATGATCATCTGGCTGAACCTGCTGGCGTTTGGCGGGCTGGAAGCGGTGTTCCTGTGGCCGCTGGTGCTGGGTCTGTATTGGGAACGCGCGAATGCCGCGGGCGCGCTTAGCGCCATGTTCACCGGGGCGATTTGCTATACCTTACTGGCTAGTTTCAATCTTCAGCTGGCTGGATATCACCCGATTGTGCCATCGCTGTTACTCAGCCTGATGGCGTTTATTATTGGCAACCGCTTTGGTCATAATCCACCAGCGCCGGTTGCCGCTTCATCTTCACTTTAA
- a CDS encoding endonuclease/exonuclease/phosphatase family protein, which produces MKIRIASYNVENLFHRTAILNLPDSQQIDALLQQVRQLQHLLEQPQYDDALKDQVFRLSIALRPYIDIRTDAGTLGRWKKEDAGTGFRINKSCRGRGDWIGEIVFKAQEFSSQQRKNTGKIISLLNADILCAVEVENMDVLRDFNNQVLGENKFSQFVMIDSPNDPRGIDVACLTRYRIAQIRTHIFDAGKRFDPVFSRDCLEVTLDAGLKQPIYILCNHFKSQSGQTEEERLRGAEKRRDQAERVAEIVQQTYDLKKDYVVILGDLNEDSSNPWHSLAPLFSLSDLHPVIDPERPEKERYTYYFAGGKKGARLNQLDYIFLSAPLHQAVVEWGVERRGIYNIDKIAAKEGAEPVTPLPEVTSWDTAASDHAALWVDVDIT; this is translated from the coding sequence ATGAAAATCCGCATCGCCAGCTATAACGTTGAGAACCTGTTCCACCGTACCGCGATTCTCAATCTCCCTGATTCCCAGCAGATCGATGCTTTATTGCAACAGGTCAGGCAGCTTCAGCACCTTCTCGAACAGCCCCAATACGATGATGCCCTGAAAGATCAGGTGTTCCGCCTGTCTATCGCACTGCGGCCTTATATTGATATTCGCACTGATGCAGGCACGCTGGGGCGATGGAAAAAAGAGGACGCTGGCACCGGATTCAGGATCAATAAAAGCTGCCGCGGTCGTGGGGATTGGATCGGCGAAATCGTCTTTAAGGCGCAGGAGTTCAGCAGTCAGCAACGTAAGAATACGGGCAAGATTATCTCCCTGCTTAACGCCGACATTCTGTGCGCCGTTGAAGTCGAAAACATGGATGTCCTGCGTGATTTCAACAATCAGGTGCTGGGGGAAAATAAATTCAGCCAGTTCGTGATGATCGACAGCCCGAACGATCCACGCGGCATTGATGTTGCCTGCCTGACGCGTTATCGGATTGCCCAGATCCGCACGCATATTTTTGATGCTGGAAAGCGCTTTGATCCGGTCTTTAGCCGCGATTGCCTTGAGGTCACGCTGGATGCTGGCCTCAAACAGCCGATTTATATTCTGTGTAACCATTTCAAAAGTCAAAGTGGTCAAACAGAAGAAGAGCGGCTGCGTGGGGCGGAGAAGCGCCGCGATCAGGCTGAACGCGTCGCAGAGATTGTCCAACAGACTTACGATCTCAAGAAGGACTACGTGGTCATTCTTGGCGACTTGAACGAAGATTCGTCCAACCCCTGGCACAGTTTGGCTCCGCTGTTTTCTTTGTCGGATCTGCACCCGGTTATCGACCCTGAACGCCCGGAAAAAGAGCGCTACACCTATTATTTCGCTGGCGGAAAGAAGGGCGCGCGGTTAAATCAGCTGGACTATATTTTCCTGTCTGCACCGCTGCATCAGGCGGTGGTGGAGTGGGGAGTCGAGCGTCGGGGGATTTATAATATCGACAAGATTGCCGCCAAAGAGGGCGCTGAACCCGTTACGCCGCTACCGGAAGTCACCTCATGGGATACGGCTGCGTCCGACCATGCCGCGCTCTGGGTGGACGTGGATATTACCTGA
- a CDS encoding carbonic anhydrase, whose amino-acid sequence MKGKLSIVLMLSVCSSALAADPVHWGYEGNGDPAHWGKLSPDFSLCETGKNQSPINIRQALDAQHDPLQLAFQSGTQQIINNGHTVQVNVGSGNTLVLDNETFTLQQFHFHAPSENEIDGKQFPLEGHFVYKDAAGALTVIALMFQEGEANLPLATTWQQIPAQVNQAEDVRTPIAIQSLLPTSLNYYRFSGSLTTPPCSEGIRWLVLDHPVTASADQINQFRSVMHHANNRPTQPLNGRIIIH is encoded by the coding sequence ATGAAAGGTAAACTCTCTATCGTATTGATGCTATCCGTCTGCTCTTCCGCCTTGGCAGCCGATCCGGTGCACTGGGGCTACGAAGGCAACGGCGATCCGGCACACTGGGGAAAGCTGTCTCCAGACTTCTCGCTGTGTGAAACCGGTAAAAACCAATCTCCCATCAATATCCGGCAAGCGCTGGATGCCCAGCACGACCCTCTACAGTTAGCTTTCCAGTCTGGGACACAGCAAATTATCAACAACGGGCATACCGTTCAGGTTAACGTTGGCTCGGGGAATACGCTGGTATTGGATAACGAGACATTCACCTTGCAGCAGTTTCACTTTCACGCACCGAGCGAGAATGAAATTGATGGTAAACAGTTCCCGCTGGAAGGCCATTTTGTCTATAAAGACGCCGCTGGCGCGCTTACCGTTATCGCGTTGATGTTTCAGGAAGGAGAAGCCAATCTGCCGTTAGCCACGACATGGCAGCAGATTCCGGCTCAGGTTAATCAGGCGGAGGACGTGCGCACGCCGATCGCGATTCAGAGCCTATTACCGACATCATTAAACTACTATCGGTTTAGCGGGTCGCTCACCACGCCACCGTGTTCAGAAGGCATTCGCTGGCTCGTGCTGGATCACCCCGTCACTGCCTCTGCCGATCAGATAAACCAGTTCCGCTCGGTCATGCATCACGCCAATAACCGCCCCACACAGCCGCTTAATGGCCGAATCATCATCCATTAA
- a CDS encoding YhdT family protein has product MDTRFPQAHKEARWAFGLTLVYLLAWVLAAYLPDNTQGITGLPHWFEMACLLLPLVFTLLCWLMVRVIFRDISLESDDAN; this is encoded by the coding sequence ATGGATACACGCTTTCCTCAGGCGCACAAAGAGGCCCGCTGGGCTTTTGGCCTGACGCTGGTTTATTTATTGGCCTGGGTGCTTGCCGCCTATTTGCCAGACAACACACAAGGGATCACCGGCCTTCCACACTGGTTTGAGATGGCCTGCCTGCTGCTACCGCTCGTATTTACGCTGCTGTGCTGGCTGATGGTGCGCGTCATTTTCCGCGATATCTCACTGGAGAGTGACGATGCAAATTGA
- the fis gene encoding DNA-binding transcriptional regulator Fis: MFEQRVNSDVLTVSTVNSQAQVTQKPLRDSVKQALKNYFAQLNGQDVSDLYELVLAEVEQPLLDMVMQYTRGNQTRAALMMGINRGTLRKKLKKYGMN; encoded by the coding sequence ATGTTCGAACAACGCGTGAATTCTGACGTACTGACCGTTTCCACTGTAAACTCTCAGGCTCAGGTAACCCAAAAACCCCTGCGCGACTCGGTTAAACAGGCACTGAAGAACTATTTTGCTCAATTGAACGGTCAGGATGTAAGTGACCTGTATGAGCTGGTATTGGCTGAAGTTGAACAGCCACTGTTGGACATGGTGATGCAATACACCCGCGGTAACCAAACCCGCGCTGCCCTGATGATGGGCATCAACCGCGGTACTCTGCGTAAGAAATTGAAAAAATACGGCATGAACTGA